Below is a window of Perca fluviatilis chromosome 6, GENO_Pfluv_1.0, whole genome shotgun sequence DNA.
TTTGAATTATTTTATCGCCTTCATTTCCTCAAGGTGGGGCTTTGACCCCATTTCTCTCTGGGCTCAGTGGGGGATTTGTATGTCCTTGACAATGACACTAACAGGCCTATTGGTAGAGCACAAGCCACATATTCTGTTGTTGTTCTCTTTTATATTTACCTAATTGGTCCATGTTATTCTAAGTAATTGTGTGTTCATCCTGCACATGTAACAAACTTGTTTCTGCATGAGGCTGTAGTCTGCCTCTGCATATTCTGCACCCCACACTAAGCAGCTACAGTTGATACTGCACACAATTCACTTAGCAGCCTCAGGGaaagtgggggaaaaaaggtCAAAATTAGCAAGTGTTTACCGAAACAATTGAAAAGGCCAAACCCATCTTGATATGGGAACAGGCAGAGCCAGATTATGGTGTGTAAACCTTAAGTGTGTGGtcactagtccacacagtaagTTAATGATTCAAGGAACTATTTGAAATGTCATGAAAAGACAATCCCAGTGGAACACGGTTTGTTTGCTTTTCCATTAAACTGATAGTAGAGCTGCATGCCAGTTTAATTAAAGTAAATATCTCACTGATTaatcataatataatatataataaagaaaatcaaaaacatttcaataaaaataatttactgtTTCTTATCATGTTGGATGGCGTTAAAAACTATGCTTGTTGATGGGTATGGAATAATTATGAAAGTATTGCTGACATACTTTCATGTTGTTGGTGTTTGCTTCTTTCAGTTTCACTGGAGCAGATTGAAAACCTTCACAAAAGATTCCAGCAGCTGAGTGATAATGAAGAGACAataaggttgttgtttttttaaacctgcaCATGTGGCAAAGCCCTGCTAGTCAGCTGCATTTGGTTTAAATGGAAACCATTCATCTTTTGCAGTCACCACTAAAGGTGAAATACCACCTGCATGGTTGCTAGAGTGATGGATTGTGGGAATTTCTGGCACAGAAGCAAATGAGCAACAtatcatgacacacacacacacacacacacacacacacacacacacacacacacacacacacacacacacacacacacacacacacaagcttaactaatgcaaacacagacacattactCAAATACAACATGTCGATGCATCAGGCATGCAGAGCTGACATGTACAGTACTATAAACATTCATTAATGTATAAACGCACACAAAACTGCCAAAGTGGCATGTCCGTAGTAATAGATGACAAGTTACTTCCCTTtaaaaagagagggggaataaATGTTGTCCATAGCAGATATTTCTTCAGACAGTTAACCCTCAGACAGAGTTAGTGTTCAGGTTACTTCCCATATATAATAGTCAGTTGTTGCAGCATGCTGCACTAAAGTATGCGCtaagtattttttattataatggACTTTCTTTTGTTGCACTGCAGTAGAGAACAATTGGACAGCATACCGTCCCTTGCTAACAACCCAATCAGAAAGCAAATTATTGAAGCATTCTTCGATAAAAGGTGAGTACAGCCAAATTACACCCCACTCTGTGTCCACCCTATGGCTGGTGGCCATGTGAACTGATATATTCTTACTACTatcatgacatttttttgaatatattcaaaGCATTTTCAAAATCAAACCCTATTATATGATCTGTGAGAgtaaacattttctgacatATAAAATGATCAAAGGCCAGTTTGTCCAAGCAATGACATTTCTCAACTTACTTGTGGTAAATTTTAAATCTAAGATTTCGGCCCTTTTATCAGCTGTAGATATGATATAGGTTTCTTCTGTCCACAGCTGTGTAATGTAGAATATTTGTGCATGTTGGAAAAGAagctgtgtgcagtcattgatGAAGTGGTTCAAGGAAATGTCACTGATGCATAGAAGCTTAACCTTAAGCCATTAACTATAGTTTAAGCCTTTTATGGCATAAGAATGCATTGTGTACTAGACAGATAAGCAGAAACACAAAGGTAGTTAAAGTTACAGAGCAGATGAGGAAGTTGCACCACACGGTCCCgaacttctgtgtgtgtgtgtgtgtgtgtgtgtgtgtgtgtgtgtgtgtgtgtgtgtgtgtctagaaaCTAGGAGACACCCCCCTGTGAGGAGAGAATAGAGACACAGGGAAAACTCAGATCAGCGTTCACTTCAGATGAGATCTTGGTGGACCAGCTCTGATTTAACGTATGTTGCCAGGGAAACTTAGATGCTGTTCGTGAACCCACAAGTGTGTTGTAACCTCTTATGCTGGACTCAATAAATtttgcttaactgaactcttcgtctcagattgatccttgtgttctgGTAAACTTAAACTTAACATAAGGCGCAGGAATTAATAAATTGGAGTCCAATTTGACAGGCCTTAGGTCCTTATTTTAGGCACAATTCCCTCTATAGTAAACTGTAAAAGTAGCAATGGAATTCTCTTTATGCTTTTTATGTGTTCAATTATGAGTTCTATACTCAATTAAATCCTAATTTGTACAGTTTGACATTTCGAAAAATATGCTCATTACCTATCTTGCCAGGCCAATTGATGAGCTAATTGGTGGATGGATAgttttaaattcaaagttttttaGATGCATTAACCCCAGGAATATTTAGTCTGGTTTAATCCAACTCTTGACTGTTTAGTGCTTTACTTCTGTTTGTTTAGTCAAATGATGACAATGCCATTTAAACATGAGCAGTAGAAAATACCTCTATTGCATTTAGATGGCTGATAATGTAGCTTTTAGTCTTTCTCCAAGAGAAatgttgtgaaaacaaaatatgtaatgtaaaaaagcCAGATTGAATTTGAATTCATAATGGCTAAACTTTGATTTCTTCTCTCTGTGATGCAGGAACCAGCATCAGAATGAGGTGGGCTCCTGCGAGGAGATTGGCTTCGAGCAGTTCCTCATGGTCATGTCCCACTTCCGCCCTCCATCCTTGAAGacaacagaggaggagaaggaagctATGAGAAAAGAGAAGCTTCACTGTAAGACACTGCTTACTTTTTAATAACAGTATTAGATACAATCAGATATACTTGTAGGTTAAAGGTTCTATgaaatgctgctttttggatgcttttatataggccttagtggtcccctaatactgtatctgaagtctctttcccgaaattcagcctcataaggagcaagattccagattggcccatctgagctttcattttctcaaaggcagagcaggatacccagggctcggtttatacctatcaccatttctagccaccgCGGGACCAttggcaggctgggggaacttatattaatgttaaaaaacctcataatgtgaaattttcatgccatgggacctttaagattctCAGCGCTTAGTCTAGGACCAAAGCCTTCTCTCCTGTgtttccctttgtgtgtgtctcaataACAAAATACCAGGAAGAGAGTGCAACATTCAGTGTATAACAAATCGGTGATGTCAACAACTTATTTTTATCACTACCGACAGTGTGGTGAGGTGTAGCTGCATGTGTGAGCACCGGATCTTTCACTGCATGTCAGCTATCACATTGAGAGGCTTGTAGGTATTAACGGTTTGGCTGTGAACAGGGCCGGTACAGCAGCTTTACAACCCCAACTGTCACGAATGGAATAAGATAATTTGTAGCCACCGAGTCGGGACCCAAATTCAGCCTCGGTTATCATTATTCCATTAGATTATGATAGGTTTCATCTATTGCAGGAGGTATTTCAGGATTTAGTAATTTACATTTTTGGTGTGTCATCAGATATTTTGATCAATAATTGAAATACTAGGGGCCCTACATACATTTCTTGTCAAGAGGCCTTGCCGTGTAGAAGGCTCTTTGTAAAAATGTATGCCCACTTTAGGCTTATTTCAGTAGATACTGAACTGATATTGTACACATTCCTGAGCCCATTTGTTTACTCAAATTAAAGCCGATGAGGCCATTGTCTGTGGTGTTTTAAGTAAGATATAATTTGGGTATGTCCTCAGCTGACTCTTGCCCAATAAAAGGCTTTAGATGAAATTCAAACAAGTTAAAATCCCTTTGTTTCCAGTTATGCAGTTGGGACTACTTCAACAAACCCATATGATAGTGTGCTTAGCTGTACATGAAGGACACAAGATGCATATCAAATGTGCGGAGTGGACCGGGCTAAATGCAGGTGGCAGGAGGGGAAGATTAGGGGGATTAGTGCCAATTTCTGCCTTGTGGCATCCAAGCAGGTAAGTCTGGCATACATAATAGCTACTTAGCTGAGTAATTTGTGAATAGTGGGGTGTGACTCTAATTGAAGCCAAAGCCATTTCTCAAAGTGCAAAATATCTGTAGTGCCTTGGATTGTAGTCGTCTAAGGGAGGAATTAGCATTTTAAAGGGCCTTCGTTGTCTCGGTGTGATTCTTTACACATTTAGCAGTGATGTTTCTGATTTGGccttaaggccgggacacacatggccgataatcggccttggacagtctggcgaggtcagtgaatagagtctgttcggtgtgtcccgtgccagcgttcattttggccgacctgacatgttcagtcggaggcagggcagtcgggactcacccggaaatggcgagcggaatgagcataactagagtctctcaaaatctgacgaaaatcttttaaactgacctttggtgatctgaaatgaagacagattacggaactgcatggcctatttctcgcttaaaatgttttcagaaacatgtttcagtgaactattttagtacagtatgagatcgtattctgaacgagccgccatgacagtctggctttgaatttctggagaaaacaaacccatgtgacgcgtccgtccaatcagctgccggttttcatttcttgggcaacaacacagagtagcaccgcctgctgctatggagacgtattacgtttctcaagtcggtgtcgcctcagtgtgttccaaggcagttttttggacctcggggacccgactgatcatttcgactggcttttctgtcgacggtcggctgtgtggttggtgtgtctcggctatTAAGTGGACCTGCTTAGTTATTCTACTTTCTTATCTCTGTATCTTCAAACATGCCTCTAATCACAACTTCCTCTGGTCTATTACTGAGATTCTGTCTTCTCTGACTTGATGATGGAAAGTTCCTTAGAAAACCTCTAAATTCTTCCATTCTGTCTTCCCAGTCCTGTTCAACATGCACGACACAGACAATGATGGCACCATCACTCTGGTGGAGTACAGGAAGGTAAGATAACCAAACCATGCCACCCTTTGTCTTAGGCTTGCATGATTATGTGCATTTTCACAAAACAAGTTGTCtccaaaaaaaaaggatctatTTTCAATAAATTCACTTTTGTAATGTAGTATGGCACATACATTCATTTAATTATATAAAACTGCACAAGATTAAGGGTGTATGGAAATGTGCATTATTTATTAGTCTGGAATTAATGGTAAATAGTGTCACTGCTTTCAATTTAGACTCCACATATTGAACTCAAATAAACCCCTGCTGTTTGGTTCTACAACTCAAAATTAAAGTAAATTGAAGCAAATGTGTTTGTGGAAGTTTACTTTAAACCTGGAAAAGGCAGTTTAACTAAAACTTTGTTGAATTAAAATTGTTTTGATTCACCTCTTATTTGATTCACGTCATATTTAATTTCCACAAACCATTTTTCTTTTATGCATCACAGCCAGACCTGACCATTTACCACaggatttaaaattaaacatttagtGCACATGAACTGTATATACCTTCAGCAATGTGTTTTAAAGGCTCTGTACAGCcatgaatttactgtttttcTGACTGATTATATTGCTCAGGTTGAAGTATGGTGGAGCTATTCTGGAAATGACATGTTGTCACAAAACTCCAtgtattttcaaaattattAGGTTCAAGTTGTCCCACCCGAATGAGTGCAACGAAGTTATGTAACACGAGACaaaataatgttgtttttacacaCCCATACAGTCATGAGCAGAGGTATAATCAGCAAAAATGgtaaaaacacctgtgtggctgGATCGTTGAGGTGCAGTAGTTTTAAATGTTCTAGATATACTAGCAGTCAGCTagcaatacaaatacaataacacTTTGACaggttttatgttttgttgttaTCTAAATGTTTACGTCAATTAAATTGGACTTGCATTATGGTAGTGAAATTAAGGAATCTTTGTTAGTAGTTTGCTTCAAACTGAAGTCCAGGTGAGGTTGTATTTTAGGACAAAAAAAGGGCATTTTGCTTCCTTAAGTTGAAGTTTATTTTCTAATTGAAGAACAATGTTGCAGTAGAGCAGAAATGATTCAGAAGTTAAAGGGATGATAGAGTGATTATATATGGTacttcacactgttccttaaggtctcctaatagggtatgtaacattggttgggctgaaaatggcctgggtTCTGTTCTATGCTCCGTAATGCAACCCTGTGAAATAGCCCTTGAATGAAACAAGAGGTTTTCTCCcttatatggtatgctcatgattatttagatgagctgcgcgctgattggttgatttacAACGAGCAAAGCTCCAGAGCACAGACACATCTGTTAACTTTACGATAGACTTCCAAACGTGTGTATTACATTGCAATGTGGaaacttaatttaatttattaatatcagGGAACATGCCTGCCACACTCGCAGTTACCCGGTAACTAGACTATCAACtacgctgacctgacggagctccACGGCCGGCAGCTcatggtgctctgtacccagcaCACACTCATCTTTTctggggtaactgaaccaccaactaggCCACCGCTTACCTGGAGCACCACGACGATGAAATGTGAAAAGTATCAGCATTCCCTGTACAgactggaacactgcatttacgacaGTGGTtccttttcaatatccttgaaatacttccaaactttcttctttgtaATTCCTGTGGAAATGCACAGCTCACAGCTAAACTAGTGTGTCAGATCTGCGCGAGCTACATTTAGAACACCAGCTGGTCTCAGACCAGTGGTCTGtaggcctatgtaaatgttggggcgtgacaaaggtacagaccAGAGCCAATTAAGGTacagccaccgagttgacgtcaactatgagcttcgttgagatttgcccattttcagcagcagtttcaaattgtgagatttgcatagTAAAAAGGTGTCAATGGAACTTTGAGGTTCTCCGTATACCCATTTCACCCACCGAAcggtcgttattcaactatgacaaggtaaactcgGTTTTGCAAGacaagaaaggggagagagaggggggaatgacatgcagcaaagggccgcaggtcggagtcaaacctgggcCCAGTGTTGAGGATTAAAtctctacatatgggcgcccgctctaccaactgagctatctggcgacccttttttaaagcattttaagACATACTATGTTTTAACTTGTTTATGACATTTTAAGgacatactatgaccttttaataacatactgtattatgacgttttatgacatacttGTTTATGTTATTTGTATGTCATACTATACTTGCATATTACtgcattttaatgacttttaatgacattctATAATATGACCTTTTGATTACTTTTTTCACctactatattatttttttatgaaattgtaatgacatactataacatTTATTATGACATTGTTATAGCATATTTTACTTTGACATCctatcctatactatgactttttgatgacatttttatgacatagtatactatgatcatagtatattatgccATAAAAAAGTCAATGTCATAATACAGTATGCCACAAAGTCATAGTAGTTTGTCATcaatacaaaaaacataaaacaaaaagtcacaataaaagtcatagtacagtatgtcataaaaaccTTACCTCTTGCTGTCATTTGGAAGTGTCAACCTCCAAAGTTGCCTCATGAGAGTTTAAAGTCTAACAATGTTCTCATCCAAGGTAGTAGAGGAGCTTCTGTCAAAGAGTGGAGACATCGAGCAGGAAACTGTCAAGGCGATAGCAGATGCCGCCATGTTGGAAGTGGCGAGCACAAATGTGCCCCACATGGTAATGGATCTCACCAGATCTGAACTGTTACAATACATTCTCAGTCACATAGCTGCAGCAAAGCAACACATTCATTGTCTCTTTATCATTTCAGGCCCCAGATGAGTTCTATGAAGGAATTACGTTTGAGCATTTTCAACaggtttgcatttcttttaatgAATTGTTATAGTCAACCTGATCAAAAGAAATATGACACACTTACGACAGCATTTTCTTATCCGCCCACAGATTTTAAAAGGGCTTGAAATGGAGACCAGGATGCACATTCGCTTTTTGGATGTAGACACACCAACATTGCGTTGTGGGAAATCAAGCTCTTGAAGTTGTTCCTGTAAAGAAATGTTTATGTTGCTGCAGTTTTTAGCAGAGTCTCTCCAGTCCTTAAATGGAATAAAGCCAAATACTTGATGTGCACTAATATATTTCTGGGTGTAGGAAAATAATTATAGACCTATTACCATGTAAGAAGAGTTTTATACGAATTAGACTGACAATGTGGTTGAagtgtttattaaattttaAAGCAGTGTGATCCTACAAGTAGTAAGTGTCACATATTcaatataaaaatgtgtttcccATATTTTGCCACACTGCCACTATTCATTGTTATCAAGTTTTAAACTAACACACTACCTCTCCAGCTATTCTCCAAAACTTCATCTAACCAGCATGTAATGTGAAGGGTGCTTTGTACTTTAATCAAAAGGTCCATGTGGTAGATAAAGTCAGTCATGCTCAGGGCTGCTCTGGCATCCATGGGTCCTCAGTCAGGGCCAACATCCAAAGAGTGAGACTGCAGGCACATACCATTCCTCTGCAGCTCCAGAATACTTACAGGTTTAATTTCTGAGCCTGTGAGTCTGTGTAACCAACCACTGCTGTTCTGCCTTTGAAAATCTACTATTTTTGACCACTGCCGAGTAAATCTAACCCTTTCCTTGAGATACATTATTACTGATTTTGTACTGAATTGTATTAATGAAAGAAATCAATTAAAGACCACATGATAAAACCAATGCATGTGTATGATTTATTTGAATAGAAACAAATAACAAATGTACTAAGAATTAATAAATTTAGTAAATGAGGTAGAATATGCCATTTTTTTATTGCTGTAATGTTGCACAGCAGCACTGAATCAAATCCAGACAAATCCAAACAATTTGTTTCCAAGGATGTGATCCTGTGCAACATCTCTGCAGCTGAATTCAACATTGTAATTTACAAATCCCAACAGTGTTACAGATACTATACATTGAAATCTTACATTTCCAAGAAGCTTAATTTGATGAGGATGATAAAAGAAAACTGCTAATTATTAAAAGGATACAGTTTGGAGAATCAAACTGATCAAGGGTAAAAGTTTCTGTTGTCCAGTTGCAGTTTGGAGAACTGCGTGTCAGTGGGATGGATGGGAGCCAGCCAGCCTGTCGTAAGGCACCGCCAGGCCGATGTTGTAGTTGTAGCCAGATGACTCAATGTAGTCAGACCTGCAGATGGGCAGGATGTGATCCTGTGACAACGCGTCCTCGGAGAAGTCGTAATGGCAGATGACTCCCCGGTGTCTGAAGGATAAAAGTATTTTACAATGATCAACAACAGAGATAGAACttgttttgctttttgaaaGAAATTTCAAACTGGATGCTTGAGTAAGACATTAAGCAGAGATGGATCCTTCTGAAGTTTAAACCACTGAAATATCTGCTgaagagcaaaaaaacagaTTTATCAATAGAGGTGGGATTATTTAAAAACCTGACCTTTGTTGCACGTGGGCCTTTTCATGGTTACATGCTGCTTTGCAGGCCTAAATTAAGGAAACGCAACCGAGAGGAGCGGCAGGCTGTCTGGTCCCAATTTAATTTAGAAAAAGAGTCAAATTAATGACAACTAGCATGAATCAGACTTCTGGCCATCTTAACcacaatcctgtttgtaataataaggtaatatactttatttttattttttttaagattagattcaactttattgtcatttagcAGAGTACAGGTACAGAGCCAATGAAATGCAGTTGacatccaaccagaagtgcaaaagaaGCATTAAATACCAAAGTGCAGGTTGAGTACAGTATTCTGTGCAGTTAGGTAGACGATAATTACTTTGACAACAGCAATTATATATTaacttttaaaggaatagttcaacattttgagaaatacacttatttgttATCTTTCCAAGAGTAaggtgagaagattgatactacACTAATGCCTGCACGGTAGATTTAAAGCTACAGTCCGCTTAGCATAAAGAGTAGaaagaataacacaaatacgaCAATTAGTGGTTTTACACGGGGAGTACTGCAGTATTTATTGGTTATGACCAGTGACTATgtcactttggtttttgtacagatgaAATAAACAAGATATATGGTTAAGGGCTCTGAGCTTTATAGGTGCTGGTAAGCGGACTTTGTTACCttcggacagagccaggctagcggtttccggtctttatgctaagctaagcaaaTGCTGATTCAAATTTACCGAACGgacaaaatgttttcacaaaaagttaaaattttatttacacaataaatggTATAGtacactatactataactttgagctatcctttttctttttttctccttttatgACCTAGACTAGTCCTTTCTTTCTATTGTGAACCAGTGAAGACATAAATGATTATGTGAGCAACTGTATGTATTAGACAGGTTTTGGGCTTGTGTTGAGTCTTGTCCGatgtattgttttttgttgttgttatgttatGAGTATAAATGTTATGTACATACgtttatgttttgttgtacctatgatgtatgtttttgttgttctttaGATGTATTGTGAGTATGAATGTTATGGATGTATGTATTCCAGCTTATGTAATATTCTTCTGAAATAACAGAACCCAGGAAGAGTAGCTTCTgttaaagacagacagaagctAATGGGGATCTTAATAAACaaaagacatgagagtggtattgatcttcactcgggaaaaaaacaaataagcgCATTTCCCAAACCATTCcttttaaaaatattacaaGGTTGAATTTGCTTTTAATAGAACCTAAGATACAGAGAAGCTGTCAGTTCGCTGAGTATGTCTGACTCAGAGACTCTGTAAGCTTGTGGGAAATGGGAGGTGGATGTCGAGACGAGATCCCggttaaaaaatacatttagaagAAGAGTGTGGGAGGGAGATCAGTGACCTGCGGTGAGCTGTAAGGTCATCATCTGTGATGCAGGCGCCCCTTGGCGACTTGTCATCAGGGATGTTGCCGGTTACCAGGGTACTGGTGTTGAAGCGTACATGCCTAACAGGATGCCTGTAGCcaagacagaaaacaacacCTTCAgtattaaatatatacatttttttacttgTGCATGCTTGTCTTTTTGTACAAATGGTTTTTGAGGCAAAAGTAAAGATGCCTTAAACTATACTAcatcaaaaaatgtcataattctGATTTTATGTGATGCTAAATTAATGTTTTCTAATCAGTGAACAGCAAAAAGCtgcacacattcacattttCTCTTAACTTGGACCATGTGGATGTGGTACTAAATTGGTTCCAAAATACAGCCTACATGTAACTTACGTTTGTCAATACAAAATACGAAGAATTTGTCAATGCTGAGATTAAACACAAAGCATTCGGCTGGGGCTATTACTGTATCTTATTGGTTCCGCTTGCGATAATTTAGAGAACAATAAGACACGTATGAGAAGAAAACAATATATGTACAATCGCCGGGTGAATGGGTTTTGCAAAATACCTTAATTTACTCTAATCTCAAAGGCACACACCACAACTGCAATGTGTTACAAACAAAGAAGCTCAGTTATAAAAACAGATGAGACGTCTTTGAAGACTGTTTAACTGCACATTTATTTCATCAGTGTAGCTGAGGGGTTTGGATCTCCTCTAAGTGGCTCAGAAGAATGACAATCCCACCTGTTGTGCATCTCCCACAGCTTGGCTCCCATCCTCATCTCCCACACGCAAACCAATCCTTCGCCCCCGCCGCTCACGATCTTCCAGTCGTCCGCCTGCACAGAGGTGACACCCAGGTGGTGGGCGTACAGGGACGCCACGGAAGAGCCGGCTCGTAGGTCAAACACCCTCACCCTGAATCACAGCGGAAAACAAATGATTATCAATTTATTGACAAAGGTGTTGCTCATTTGCCATAGCCCAACACGATGCATTATTTATTGAGGTCAGACAT
It encodes the following:
- the tesca gene encoding tescalcin a, translated to MGASQTRTEKYQDLADKTGFSLEQIENLHKRFQRLSDNEETISREQLDSIPSLANNPIRKQIIEAFFDKRNQHQNEVGSCEEIGFEQFLMVMSHFRPPSLKTTEEEKEAMRKEKLHFLFNMHDTDNDGTITLVEYRKVVEELLSKSGDIEQETVKAIADAAMLEVASTNVPHMAPDEFYEGITFEHFQQILKGLEMETRMHIRFLDVDTPTLRCGKSSS